The Streptomyces laurentii genome contains a region encoding:
- a CDS encoding serine transporter (identified by MetaGeneAnnotator; putative;~sequence version:1) — translation MGGNVLLASKWALAEDLLRLSVAAGRAVFVSMPAVVRYPLLVLIGATAVYLVVAWCRNAVRKRRELRKQGERGEAGEGPETAPGTEKTSPDT, via the coding sequence ATGGGGGGAAATGTGCTGCTCGCGTCCAAGTGGGCGCTGGCGGAGGATCTGCTGCGGCTGTCGGTGGCGGCGGGGCGGGCCGTGTTCGTTTCGATGCCGGCCGTGGTCCGTTATCCGCTGCTCGTCCTGATCGGCGCCACGGCCGTCTACCTCGTCGTGGCCTGGTGCCGCAACGCGGTGCGGAAGCGGCGGGAGCTGCGGAAACAGGGCGAGCGAGGGGAAGCGGGAGAGGGCCCGGAGACGGCTCCGGGGACGGAGAAGACCTCACCCGACACGTGA
- a CDS encoding shikimate 5-dehydrogenase I alpha (NAD(P) binding domain of Shikimate dehydrogenase; cd01065;~NAD(P) binding site [chemical binding];~Shikimate 5-dehydrogenase I alpha [Streptomyces venezuelae ATCC10712];~Shikimate dehydrogenase substrate binding domain; pfam08501;~identified by MetaGeneAnnotator; putative;~shikimate 5-dehydrogenase; Reviewed; PRK00258;~shikimate binding site), with the protein MPATDGRRAAVLGSPIAHSLSPVLHRSAYRELGLDDWSYDRFEVDEPALPGFVGGLDASWAGLSLTMPLKRAVIPLLDEITDTAAAVEAVNTVVLTEDGRRVGDNTDIPGMVAALRERGVEKVDAAAVLGAGATASSALAALARICSGPVTAYVRSEARAEEMRGWGERLGVDVRTAAWDDAAEAFAAPLVVATTPAGTTDALAASVPDAPGTLFDVLYDPWPTRLAAAWSARGGKVVGGLDLLVHQAVLQVEQMTGRTPGPLAAMRAAGEAALAQR; encoded by the coding sequence ATGCCGGCAACTGACGGGCGACGGGCGGCCGTCCTCGGTTCGCCCATCGCCCACTCGCTCTCCCCGGTCCTGCACCGGTCCGCGTACCGGGAGCTCGGCCTCGACGACTGGTCGTACGACCGCTTCGAGGTCGACGAGCCCGCGCTTCCCGGCTTCGTGGGCGGGCTCGACGCGTCATGGGCGGGGCTCTCGCTCACGATGCCGCTCAAGCGGGCGGTCATCCCGCTGCTCGACGAGATCACGGACACCGCCGCCGCCGTCGAGGCCGTCAACACGGTCGTCCTCACCGAGGACGGCCGCCGGGTCGGCGACAACACCGACATCCCCGGCATGGTCGCAGCCCTGCGCGAGCGGGGCGTCGAGAAGGTGGACGCGGCGGCGGTCCTCGGCGCCGGCGCCACCGCGTCGTCGGCGCTGGCCGCCCTCGCCCGGATCTGCTCGGGGCCCGTCACCGCGTACGTACGCAGTGAGGCGCGCGCCGAGGAGATGCGCGGCTGGGGCGAGCGCCTCGGGGTCGACGTCCGTACGGCCGCCTGGGACGACGCGGCCGAGGCCTTCGCCGCACCGCTCGTCGTCGCGACCACGCCCGCCGGGACCACGGACGCGCTCGCGGCATCCGTCCCCGACGCTCCCGGCACACTCTTCGATGTCCTGTACGACCCGTGGCCCACGCGGCTCGCCGCCGCCTGGTCCGCGCGCGGCGGCAAAGTGGTGGGCGGGCTCGACCTGCTGGTCCACCAGGCCGTGCTCCAGGTGGAGCAGATGACCGGGCGGACCCCCGGCCCGCTCGCGGCGATGCGGGCGGCGGGGGAGGCGGCGCTGGCCCAGCGCTGA
- a CDS encoding protein yceG (YceG-like family; pfam02618;~dimerization interface [polypeptide binding];~identified by MetaGeneAnnotator; putative;~protein YceG [Streptomyces venezuelae ATCC10712];~proteins similarto Escherichia coli yceG; cd08010), with amino-acid sequence MTEYGRSPGSEPWHPQDPLYGDQGWDGQQQQQYPQQATYGQTDPYAGDAYQQYPQQEQQQYAQQDQQQYPQEQHQQQYPQQYAQEQYPQQSPQEQAYGGQQQYGNQGGYDANGYPVQQQSPESQPQYDGNWETGQAAMPYNAPPADPYGGQQQPDLYGTPEAYPPPQPPGHRQAPPEPVDEWDADPESQEEHPFFTGGGDDDGDGRDDHGGRGAGRGDRAGRGRRGARDDHDDAYDKYDEEDDDEEPGRGSRSGRGGKGKKGRKAKNGVACLVVTGVILGAVGGVGYFGYKFYQGRFAAAPDYVGEGSGDVQVEIPGQASGSRIGNILKKAGVVKSVDAFVSAQQRNPKGLSIQAGVYTMKKEMSAASAVALMLNPASQTNFIIPEGKRNSWVYAQIDKRLDLEPGTTKDIAFKDANKLGLPDWAKNRPRTKDPLEGFLYPSSYPVAKGTKPEDVLRRMVAHANGEYGKLDLQKKASALGVKGPWELLTIASMVQAEGKTDDDFRKMAEVVYNRLADPKETVYLIQFDSTYNYLKGQSEIKLTEDEVKNNKDPYNTYTNTGLPPGPIGNPGDKALAAMLDPTHDGWKYFVATDGKNKTEFAKTHDEFLRLKDKFNAGN; translated from the coding sequence ATGACTGAGTATGGCCGGAGCCCCGGCTCCGAACCGTGGCACCCCCAGGACCCCCTGTACGGGGACCAGGGGTGGGATGGCCAACAACAGCAGCAGTACCCGCAGCAGGCGACGTACGGCCAAACGGATCCGTACGCGGGTGACGCGTATCAGCAGTACCCGCAGCAGGAACAGCAGCAGTACGCGCAGCAGGATCAGCAGCAGTATCCGCAGGAGCAGCACCAGCAGCAGTATCCGCAGCAGTACGCGCAGGAGCAGTACCCGCAGCAGTCTCCGCAGGAGCAGGCGTACGGCGGGCAGCAGCAGTACGGGAACCAGGGCGGCTACGACGCCAACGGCTACCCCGTGCAGCAGCAGTCGCCGGAGTCGCAGCCGCAGTACGACGGCAACTGGGAGACGGGCCAGGCGGCGATGCCGTACAACGCCCCGCCCGCCGATCCGTACGGCGGCCAGCAGCAGCCCGACCTCTACGGCACCCCCGAGGCGTACCCGCCGCCGCAGCCCCCCGGCCACCGCCAGGCTCCGCCGGAGCCGGTCGACGAATGGGACGCGGACCCGGAGTCGCAGGAGGAGCATCCTTTCTTCACCGGCGGCGGTGACGACGACGGCGACGGCCGGGACGACCACGGTGGCCGGGGCGCCGGTCGCGGAGACCGCGCCGGCCGGGGCCGCCGGGGCGCCCGGGACGACCACGACGACGCGTACGACAAGTACGACGAGGAAGACGACGACGAGGAGCCGGGCCGCGGCTCCCGCTCCGGCCGCGGCGGCAAGGGCAAGAAGGGCCGCAAGGCCAAGAACGGGGTGGCCTGCCTGGTCGTCACGGGCGTCATCCTCGGCGCCGTCGGTGGCGTCGGCTACTTCGGCTACAAGTTCTACCAAGGCCGTTTCGCCGCCGCGCCCGACTACGTGGGCGAGGGCAGCGGCGACGTCCAGGTCGAGATCCCGGGCCAGGCGAGCGGCTCGCGGATCGGCAACATCCTCAAGAAGGCCGGTGTCGTCAAGAGCGTCGACGCCTTCGTCTCGGCCCAGCAGAGGAACCCCAAGGGTCTCTCCATCCAGGCCGGTGTCTACACGATGAAGAAGGAGATGTCGGCGGCGAGCGCGGTCGCGCTCATGCTCAACCCGGCGAGCCAGACCAACTTCATCATCCCCGAGGGCAAGCGCAACTCCTGGGTGTACGCCCAGATCGACAAGCGCCTCGACCTCGAACCCGGGACCACCAAGGACATCGCCTTCAAGGACGCGAACAAGCTCGGGCTGCCCGACTGGGCCAAGAATCGCCCCCGGACCAAGGACCCGCTGGAGGGCTTCCTCTACCCGTCGAGCTATCCGGTCGCCAAGGGCACCAAGCCGGAAGACGTGCTGCGCAGGATGGTCGCGCACGCGAACGGGGAGTACGGGAAGCTCGACCTTCAGAAGAAGGCGAGCGCGCTGGGCGTCAAGGGTCCCTGGGAGCTGCTGACCATCGCGAGCATGGTGCAGGCGGAGGGTAAGACGGACGACGACTTCCGCAAGATGGCGGAGGTCGTCTACAACCGTCTCGCCGACCCCAAGGAGACGGTCTACCTCATCCAGTTCGACTCGACGTACAACTATCTGAAGGGCCAGAGCGAGATCAAGCTCACCGAGGACGAGGTCAAGAACAACAAGGACCCCTACAACACGTACACGAACACGGGGCTGCCGCCGGGACCGATCGGCAACCCGGGCGACAAGGCGCTCGCCGCGATGCTCGATCCGACCCACGACGGCTGGAAGTACTTCGTCGCGACCGACGGCAAGAACAAGACCGAGTTCGCCAAGACGCACGACGAGTTCCTGAGGCTGAAGGACAAGTTCAATGCCGGCAACTGA
- a CDS encoding Holliday junction resolvase (Holliday junction resolvase-like protein; Reviewed;~Putative Holliday junction resolvase [Streptomyces fulvissimus DSM40593];~identified by MetaGeneAnnotator; putative), with protein MRRGRRLAVDVGDARIGVASCDPDGVLATPVETVPGRDVPAAHRRLRKLVEEYEPIEVVVGLPRSLSGREGPAATKVRAFAREMAKGIAPVPVRLVDERMTTVSATHGLRASGVKAKKGRSVIDQAAAVIILQNALESERVSGNPPGEGVETVI; from the coding sequence ATGCGTCGAGGACGCCGACTCGCCGTCGACGTCGGGGACGCCCGGATCGGGGTCGCCTCGTGCGACCCCGACGGGGTCCTCGCCACGCCGGTGGAGACCGTGCCGGGGCGTGACGTCCCGGCCGCCCACCGGCGGCTGCGGAAGCTCGTCGAGGAGTACGAGCCGATCGAGGTCGTCGTGGGCCTGCCCCGCTCGCTCAGCGGGCGGGAGGGCCCGGCCGCGACCAAGGTGCGCGCCTTCGCCCGGGAGATGGCCAAGGGCATCGCCCCGGTCCCGGTGCGGCTCGTCGACGAGCGGATGACGACGGTGTCGGCCACGCACGGGCTGCGGGCCTCCGGCGTGAAGGCGAAGAAGGGGCGGTCCGTCATCGATCAGGCCGCCGCTGTGATCATCCTTCAGAACGCTCTTGAGTCCGAACGGGTATCAGGTAATCCGCCCGGTGAGGGCGTCGAAACAGTCATCTGA
- a CDS encoding alanyl-tRNA synthetase (Alanyl-tRNA synthetase (AlaRS) class II core catalytic domain. AlaRS isa homodimer. It is responsible for the attachment of alanine to the 3' OH group of ribose of the appropriate tRNA. This domain is primarily responsible for ATP-dependent...; cd00673;~Class II tRNA amino-acyl synthetase-like catalytic core domain. Class II amino acyl-tRNAsynthetases (aaRS) share a common fold and generally attach an amino acid to the 3' OH of ribose of the appropriate tRNA. PheRS is an exception in that it...; cl00268;~Evidence 2a : Function of homologous gene experimentally demonstrated in an other organism; PubMedId : 12554667, 12682299, 17329819; Product type e : enzyme;~Threonyl and Alanyl tRNA synthetase second additional domain; smart00863;~alanyl-tRNA synthetase [Streptomyces cattleya NRRL 8057 = DSM46488];~alanyl-tRNA synthetase; Reviewed; PRK00252;~identified by MetaGeneAnnotator; putative;~motif 1;~motif 2;~motif 3): protein MESAEIRRRWLSFFEERGHTVVPSASLIADDPTLLLVPAGMVPFKPYFLGEVKPPFSRASSVQKCVRTPDIEEVGKTTRHGTFFQMCGNFSFGDYFKEGAIKLAWELLTSSVEHGGYGLDPEKLWITVYLDDDEAETIWRDVVGVPAERIQRLGKKDNFWSMGVPGPCGPCSEINYDRGPEFGVEGGPAINDERYVEIWNLVFMQYERGEGTGKDDFEILGDLPSKNIDTGLGLERLAMILQGVQNMYETDTLKVVIDKATELTGVAYGKSHDSDVSLRVVADHMRTSVMLIGDGVTPGNEGRGYVLRRIMRRAVRNMRLLGATGPVVRELVDTVITTMGEQYPELETDRKRIETVALAEEAAFLKALKGGTNILDTAVTETKAAGGTVLAGEKAFLLHDTWGFPIDLTLEMAAEQGLSVDEDGFRRLMKEQRERAKADALAKKTGHADLSSYREIADASGATRFTGYTNTEGETTVVGLIANGAPSPAASEGDEVEVVLDRTPFYAEGGGQLADQGRIKLHSGAVIEIRDVQQPVPGVYVHKGSVQVGEVTVGASAYAAIDVRRRRAIARAHSATHLTHQALRDALGPTAAQAGSENSPGRFRFDFGSPNAVPGAVLTDVEQKINEVLARELDVHAEVMPIDEAKRQGAIAEFGEKYGEQVRVVTIGDFSKELCGGTHVHNTAQLGLVKLLGESSIGSGVRRIEALVGVDAYNFLAREHTVVAQLQELVKGRPEELPEKISSMLGKLKDAEKEIEKFRAEKVLQAAAGLVDSARDIRGVALVTGQVPDGTGADDLRKLVLDVRGRIPSDRPAVVALFTTVGGKPLTVIATNEAARERGFKAGELVRTAAKTLGGGGGGKPDVAQGGGQNPQAVSEAMAAVERLVTENA, encoded by the coding sequence ATGGAGTCGGCTGAAATCCGCCGCCGCTGGCTGAGCTTCTTCGAGGAGCGCGGGCACACCGTCGTCCCTTCGGCGTCGCTCATCGCGGACGACCCGACTCTGCTGCTTGTCCCGGCCGGCATGGTGCCCTTCAAGCCCTACTTCCTGGGTGAGGTCAAGCCGCCGTTCTCGCGCGCCTCCAGCGTGCAGAAGTGCGTGCGCACGCCCGACATCGAAGAGGTCGGCAAGACCACCCGCCACGGCACGTTCTTCCAGATGTGCGGCAACTTCTCCTTCGGCGACTACTTCAAGGAAGGCGCCATCAAGCTCGCCTGGGAGCTCCTGACCTCCTCGGTCGAGCACGGCGGCTACGGGCTCGACCCGGAGAAGCTCTGGATCACCGTCTACCTCGACGACGACGAGGCCGAGACCATCTGGCGCGACGTCGTGGGCGTCCCCGCCGAGCGCATCCAGCGCCTCGGCAAGAAGGACAACTTCTGGTCGATGGGCGTCCCCGGCCCCTGCGGCCCCTGCTCCGAGATCAACTACGACCGCGGCCCCGAGTTCGGCGTCGAGGGCGGCCCCGCCATCAACGACGAGCGGTACGTCGAGATCTGGAACCTCGTCTTCATGCAGTACGAGCGAGGCGAGGGCACCGGCAAGGACGACTTCGAGATCCTCGGCGACCTGCCGTCGAAGAACATCGACACGGGCCTCGGCCTGGAGCGCCTGGCGATGATCCTCCAGGGCGTCCAGAACATGTACGAGACGGACACCCTCAAGGTCGTCATCGACAAGGCCACCGAGCTGACCGGTGTCGCCTACGGCAAGTCCCACGACAGCGACGTGTCGCTGCGCGTGGTCGCCGACCACATGCGTACGTCGGTCATGCTCATCGGCGACGGCGTCACCCCCGGCAACGAGGGCCGCGGCTACGTGCTGCGCCGCATCATGCGCCGCGCCGTCCGCAACATGCGGCTGCTCGGCGCCACCGGCCCGGTCGTCCGCGAGCTCGTCGACACCGTCATCACGACGATGGGCGAGCAGTACCCGGAGCTGGAGACCGACCGCAAGCGCATCGAGACGGTCGCCCTCGCCGAGGAGGCCGCGTTCCTGAAGGCCCTCAAGGGCGGCACGAACATTCTCGACACCGCCGTCACCGAGACCAAGGCCGCTGGCGGCACGGTCCTGGCCGGCGAGAAGGCCTTCCTGCTCCACGACACCTGGGGCTTCCCGATCGACCTCACCCTGGAGATGGCCGCCGAGCAGGGCCTCTCCGTGGACGAGGACGGCTTCCGCCGCCTGATGAAGGAGCAGCGGGAGCGCGCCAAGGCCGACGCCCTGGCCAAGAAGACCGGCCACGCCGACCTCAGCTCGTACCGGGAGATCGCCGACGCCTCCGGTGCCACCCGGTTCACCGGCTACACCAACACCGAGGGCGAGACCACGGTCGTCGGCCTGATCGCCAACGGCGCCCCGTCCCCGGCCGCCTCCGAGGGCGACGAGGTCGAGGTCGTCCTCGACCGCACCCCGTTCTACGCCGAGGGCGGCGGCCAGCTCGCCGACCAGGGCCGGATCAAGCTGCACTCCGGTGCCGTCATCGAGATCCGCGACGTCCAGCAGCCGGTCCCCGGCGTCTACGTCCACAAGGGCTCGGTGCAGGTCGGCGAGGTGACCGTGGGCGCCTCCGCCTACGCCGCCATCGACGTGCGCCGCCGCCGGGCCATCGCCCGCGCCCACAGCGCCACCCACCTGACCCACCAGGCGCTGCGCGACGCCCTCGGCCCGACCGCCGCCCAGGCCGGTTCGGAGAACTCCCCGGGCCGCTTCCGCTTCGACTTCGGCTCGCCGAACGCCGTCCCCGGCGCCGTCCTCACGGACGTCGAGCAGAAGATCAACGAGGTGCTCGCGCGCGAGCTCGACGTGCACGCCGAGGTCATGCCGATCGACGAGGCCAAGCGTCAGGGCGCCATCGCCGAGTTCGGCGAGAAGTACGGCGAGCAGGTCCGCGTCGTCACCATCGGCGACTTCTCCAAGGAGCTGTGCGGCGGTACGCACGTCCACAACACCGCCCAGCTGGGTCTGGTGAAGCTGCTCGGCGAGTCGTCGATCGGCTCCGGCGTGCGCCGGATCGAGGCCCTGGTCGGCGTCGACGCGTACAACTTCCTGGCCCGTGAGCACACGGTCGTCGCCCAGCTCCAGGAGCTGGTCAAGGGCCGTCCGGAGGAGCTGCCGGAGAAGATCTCCTCGATGCTCGGCAAGCTGAAGGACGCCGAGAAGGAGATCGAGAAGTTCCGCGCGGAGAAGGTCCTGCAGGCCGCCGCCGGTCTGGTCGACTCCGCCCGGGACATCCGCGGCGTCGCCCTGGTCACCGGCCAGGTGCCGGACGGCACCGGCGCCGACGACCTGCGCAAGCTGGTCCTGGACGTCCGCGGCCGCATCCCCTCGGACCGCCCGGCCGTCGTCGCCCTGTTCACGACCGTGGGCGGCAAGCCGCTGACGGTCATCGCCACCAACGAGGCCGCCCGCGAGCGCGGCTTCAAGGCCGGCGAGCTGGTCCGCACGGCCGCCAAGACCCTCGGTGGCGGTGGCGGCGGCAAGCCGGACGTCGCCCAGGGCGGCGGGCAGAACCCGCAGGCCGTCAGCGAGGCCATGGCCGCTGTCGAGCGCCTCGTGACGGAGAACGCGTGA
- a CDS encoding hypothetical protein (identified by MetaGeneAnnotator; putative;~secreted protein [Streptomyces sp. Mg1]) → MFRRTFWFTAGAAAGVWATAKVNRKLKQLAPESLAAQAADKAVEAGHRLKDFALDVRANMQQREAELGEALGLDVPQPEPGRELPAAHRPTALGPRTATSRTTPYSISYNRNEDH, encoded by the coding sequence ATGTTCCGCCGTACGTTCTGGTTCACCGCGGGCGCAGCCGCCGGCGTGTGGGCCACCGCCAAGGTCAACCGGAAGCTCAAGCAGCTGGCCCCGGAGAGCCTGGCCGCGCAGGCGGCCGACAAGGCCGTCGAGGCAGGTCACCGACTGAAGGACTTCGCCCTCGACGTGCGGGCGAACATGCAGCAGCGGGAGGCCGAACTCGGCGAGGCGCTCGGCCTGGACGTGCCGCAGCCGGAGCCCGGCCGCGAGCTGCCGGCCGCGCACCGCCCGACGGCGCTCGGCCCGCGTACCGCCACCTCCCGCACCACCCCGTATTCGATCTCGTACAACCGGAATGAGGACCACTGA
- a CDS encoding hypothetical protein (Bacterial protein of unknown function (DUF948); cl01972;~identified by MetaGeneAnnotator; putative;~secreted protein [Streptomyces pristinaespiralis ATCC25486]) — MTGGEVAGILVAVFWAILVSFLAVVLVRLAQTLKATTKLVADVTDQAVPLLADASTAVRSAQTQLDRVDAIATDVQEVTSNASALSSTVASTFGGPLVKVAAFGYGVRRALGRKGSEPAPAPERRTVLVGRTVPIARRRKQKG; from the coding sequence GTGACCGGTGGTGAGGTTGCCGGGATCCTGGTGGCCGTGTTCTGGGCGATCCTCGTCTCCTTCCTCGCCGTGGTGCTGGTGAGGCTGGCGCAGACGCTCAAGGCGACCACCAAGCTCGTGGCGGATGTGACCGACCAGGCAGTCCCGCTGCTCGCGGACGCCTCCACGGCCGTGCGCTCGGCGCAGACCCAGCTCGACCGGGTCGACGCCATCGCCACGGACGTCCAGGAAGTCACGTCCAACGCCTCCGCGCTGTCCTCCACCGTCGCCTCCACCTTCGGCGGCCCGCTCGTCAAGGTCGCCGCCTTCGGTTACGGAGTGCGCCGGGCCCTGGGCCGCAAGGGGTCCGAGCCCGCGCCCGCGCCCGAGCGGCGCACCGTCCTCGTCGGCCGGACCGTGCCGATCGCGCGGCGCCGGAAGCAGAAGGGCTGA
- a CDS encoding 30S ribosomal protein S4 (30S ribosomal protein S4 [Streptomyces albus J1074];~30S ribosomal protein S4; Validated; PRK05327;~RNA binding surface [nucleotide binding];~Ribosomal protein S4/S9 N-terminal domain; pfam00163;~S4/Hsp/ tRNA synthetase RNA-binding domain; The domain surface is populated by conserved, charged residues that define a likely RNA-binding site; Found in stress proteins, ribosomal proteins and tRNA synthetases; This may imply a hitherto unrecognized...; cd00165;~identified by MetaGeneAnnotator; putative) translates to MPNQSRPKVKKSRALGIALTPKAVKYFEARPYPPGEHGRGRKQNSDYKVRLLEKQRLRAQYDISERQMARAYDRAKKAEGKTGEALVVELERRLDALVLRSGIARTIYQARQMVVHGHIQVNGQKVDKPSFRVRPDDVVMVREKSRNKTLFQVSREGGFAPDGETPRYLQVNLKALAFRLDRDPNRKEIPVICDEQLVVEYYAR, encoded by the coding sequence ATGCCGAACCAGTCCCGTCCCAAGGTCAAGAAGTCGCGTGCCCTCGGCATCGCGCTGACCCCGAAGGCCGTCAAGTACTTCGAGGCCCGCCCGTACCCGCCGGGTGAGCACGGTCGTGGCCGCAAGCAGAACTCGGACTACAAGGTCCGTCTGCTCGAGAAGCAGCGTCTGCGCGCCCAGTACGACATCAGCGAGCGCCAGATGGCCCGCGCCTACGACCGCGCGAAGAAGGCCGAGGGCAAGACGGGCGAGGCGCTGGTCGTCGAGCTCGAGCGTCGTCTCGACGCCCTGGTCCTGCGTTCGGGCATCGCCCGCACCATCTACCAGGCCCGCCAGATGGTCGTCCACGGCCACATCCAGGTCAACGGCCAGAAGGTCGACAAGCCGTCCTTCCGCGTCCGTCCCGACGACGTCGTGATGGTCCGCGAGAAGTCGCGCAACAAGACCCTCTTCCAGGTCTCCCGTGAGGGTGGCTTCGCCCCCGACGGCGAGACCCCGCGCTACCTCCAGGTCAACCTGAAGGCCCTGGCCTTCCGCCTGGACCGCGACCCGAACCGCAAGGAGATCCCGGTCATCTGCGACGAGCAGCTGGTCGTCGAGTACTACGCCCGCTGA